In a single window of the Desulfovibrio mangrovi genome:
- a CDS encoding 4Fe-4S dicluster domain-containing protein, which translates to MPKKKKGQTLVCVYPDWCKGCGICVAFCPGKVLEMSALGKAEPVRPEDCINCGFCELHCPDFAISIRPREDGASCPTFPSGPPTNGEAC; encoded by the coding sequence CTGGTTTGTGTGTACCCGGATTGGTGTAAGGGATGCGGCATCTGCGTCGCGTTCTGTCCGGGGAAAGTGCTGGAAATGAGCGCATTGGGCAAGGCGGAGCCCGTGCGTCCGGAAGACTGCATTAACTGTGGCTTCTGTGAACTGCACTGTCCAGATTTCGCAATCTCCATCCGGCCACGGGAAGACGGCGCAAGCTGCCCCACATTCCCTTCCGGCCCTCCAACCAACGGTGAGGCTTGCTGA